TGGGCTAAGGTGGCAGGAAGGATCTTCTGTCGGGCTCGAGCTAATATTCTCACATGGGTTGTGGTGGCACGAATAGGTGCACGAGGTGCTAAACAGTGATTTTGAGCAACTCCGGAGCGATTCCTATCACGTTAAAGGACAAACATATGTTTTAGTAAGGGAGATTTTAACgaccgatcggtcgttttgataTTTAGTACATCATTCAGCGGTTTGAGGCCTTGATTAGTTTCACTTCATGTTTTGTGACTTGTACCCGTAgttggaattgaattttgggaagtttggagttgatttggaagtAAAATTCtgattcggaagctttaagttggaagggTTGACCAAGGATTGACTTTGgagtaaacaacctcgaaatTAGGATTTGAAGGTTTCATTAGGTTTATATGATGATTTTAAACTTGGGTGTATGTTCCGGTTGAGTTTCATATAGCCTGAGAGCGTTTCGGCGCTTAATGTGGAAAGTTGGCATATTGAAGGTTTTAGAATTTTctaagtttgatttgaagtggactttggtgttatagatgtctgtttgggattctgagcCTTGGAATAAGTTCGTATCATGATTTCCTACTTGTATGTAAAGTTTGACGTCAACCCAGAATGTTTAAGTATGATTTGGGCATGTTCATCGAAGTTTGAATGTATGAGATCTGAAAGAAGGATTTTGATCGTCGATTTATGTTTGTGTGTTATTCATTGTGTTTCAAGCCTTTGGATAAGTTTGAATGAGGTAATTGGgctggttggtatgtttggacggggtccaAGGAGCCTCGAGTGTGTTCCGGGGTGGTTTCGGACCATTTTTCCTTGCTTTGCAATTGCTGTTGTCTGGTTTTGTTCTTCGTGAACGTGAATGCGAAGAGATTCAcgcatttgcaaagaaggattttGCGTTCGCGACTGACGTCTCGTGTTCACGAAGGTTTGGACATTGCTACACATTCGTGATGTCAGCTCCAAGTTCGCGATGAAGAAGTTGGTCTGGGGGGTTTGGATTTCGTGTCCCCGATGGCTTGGACACGTTCGCGATGGGTTAGCTTGGTGAAGCTCCGTGTTCGTGAGGCTAATCTTGTTATTAAATAACTGTACCCGCCTTTCATGAATTATGTATACTCTTTCATTATCTCTAAAATGAACAAGGCCGGACATGTGATCTTAGAAATGAACTCTTCACTACTACCTGTTTATAGTGATATGATTTAACCCTTAGTGAGATTGGAATGAGTATGGAGTTAAGAGCTTTATAAAACGAATCATGCCATGAGAGTGATCTGTTACTTGAATCCCTATTAACAACTTCTAAGGATTCCAATTGAAGATGTTAACTTGTACGATCAATAGAAGTTTGGCGTCAATCAAAGTTATTTTGGTATGAATTGGCATTTGTTTTGGAAGTCGGATGTTCATAGTTCAATAGGATTGAATTGGGTTGAGATTCATAGAAtcaatgttgtttgatgtgatttttgtctcgagtaggtccgttatgtcttttggaatttgttgaTATATTCGGACGAGTTCCGGGGGACCCAGGGGTGAATTGACGAGCGCAAAACACCACTTACCTTATGCTAATCAAACATAGTATAGCATAATATTGTATCCACAGGGATTGGAGTTAAACAATATTTTCGTAGTTTGGAGCTAGattgctatccaagatgatcaaaTCTTAAATGTTGATCAAAGGCATGATAAACAATattgttaatactaaaattaactaagaaaTCTAAAGCTATTGATTAATGACAATCAAAGGCATGATAAGCAAAGAAGGCTATCAATGGGAGAAAATAGGGTTTTGCTAGATTTGGGAATTAACTCTGCTTAATTCACTTgtaatgttcaagtgagtctctcgaattcactcaattattagttcaaacatttagtagaaactcctctctcgattaagtctcaatCTCACGAGATGAACCAATTTAAGCTCTGTGAAGATATGCAATATAGCGTAGTGAATTGGTCTTTAAGAGAACCTCTCTTGATTATCCTtctaactaggtttaatcaatgATTCAACTAGCCCTTTTTGATTACTAAGAATAATTAATGAACTCAACCAATAATATAATGCAAATATATCACAAGTTATGtctctctcgattacatgaacaagtgaatatagataCTGTAATTAATTCATCCAAAAACGGgtcaatacataaaactagacTTATAATCCACAAACAAATCTCagtacaccaaatccatcaaacctaAATGAAACTACTCCATAGATATGGAGTAATTCACCACAAATAcaataaaaataaaggaaaacataaattcaatccaaactcggGTCTTGAGTGAGGAAGGAATTATGAAATCCTTGTGTTCGTGTTCTTCCAActcctccttagcctccttaggttgATATGTGTCAAAAgtctagaaaataatatttttccatCTATTTATACCAATAGGGTGGGGCCCAAATTAAACCACCTTCTCCTAGCCGAAATAAGACATTGGCTATGTAAATATTACACAGGCTCGCCGCATGGGGCGACGACCCCTGCAAGGCTTTAGTGGCGAAATCCAAAGACCATGCAATTTCAACAGGCTTCCCAAATGCACTGTTGTGGTGCACCACGCACTGCCCATACGCCGCAGCAGTGCAATATTCTCAGAGTGTTGCTTTTTGCTCGCTTTTTGATATCCAGATGTGGTTTTCGACCCCCGAACGTGATCCGGCTTAATCCGTTGGGCGTTTACTCAGAATTTAAAGCTCTAAATAGCTCAAATTAACTATATAACATCTACATCTcttggaatcactcctacaaggtataaaacacacaataattacaaaacactagcgattaaagctcaaacacaCTTAAAATAcagtaaattagagtgcaataagtGACTAAAACACAAGATTAAAGCCGaccatcaataccccacacttaaaccattgctcgtcctcgagcaatcaaactacactttatatagccatgacctttttaaacaactctcctaactcatcacacaaagaatatttaaaaaagattaaGCAAAATAGCGTAACATCCTtgcctcaagatttgactcaaaaGCACCACGCATTTTTTGCAAActgctcacttactctaacacagaGGTTaacgacattacctttcctttatgaatcaagTGCCTTCAGACAACAATAGAGAGTTGTTCCacatataataaaatttaagaacaattaggaattcaagatagaaagaattcgctcactctcagaaACAACATTCATATTCCACAAAAGACGTACCAAAAGCTTGCATGTAGTGTACTTCTCTACTAATAGGGCTCATTCAGtgaaggatcaagtaggacttaaattggttgtaatgtaagttgcgggatgggtaggatacatttagataaaTGAGTGGCTACACCCCCTATGTACTTTAATACATACAAATTAACATTCAAAACCTCACACTTATGTAAAACCATGAATCCACCTTCACATTAACTctctacttctttaagcacaattacatcaagagctACCACTATCAAGGAATATCTGCATAACAATACAActatgttttctttctttttcaattcaactGGCTCTCGCTTTTTCAAAATATTGCACCTTTATCCTTATTTtaatagttccactcaaaagccaaaccaaccaccccacattTCAACTTTTATAAAGTTCATAACAAATTCAAGtactcatgagaggtgaaaaggttcaaatagatggtcaatACAagcaaatgggtaaggcttgtaatgtggttgccgaAGAAagaggattacaggctcaaagcggttaactaagatacatacaattaggtgggtaataacatatatctggctcaacaaagaaacgcctatatcacttccaaaaataaataaaactactatttcgcttccGAATACactgggcaagttctagacatcaaatgcaatgcatagaTTAACACAAAACCTCACACACActgcacataactcactcaggatcgGACTCATCAAGACGCtttagtcaaagcagttaagcaaagtcaagatcatacaatttaagatACTTTTACAAGAGTCTAAAACTGAGCCTAAGTGTCACAACTAAagcactcactattctcaaggaaTAATAacgtcaagagatattgcttccaATTCAAATCATAGCACAAGGTTTCCTACTCCTACCAAAAACAAAAACTAACTACACTAGATTAAAACagaacccttggaaaagaattgCGGCACAAACAAATCAAGGGGGAATTGTTACACAACCTACAAAAGAAATCTTTGTGTATATTTTCCTTTGACTTTAGTCCCTCAAAAAACCTTTCGATgatatccatcatcgggaaaaaacgaaaatttcaaaatatttaTGTTTTTTTCAATAGTTTTCTATCTCTAACTACTAAAACTAACAAAAGCAAAACTACAACTAATATACATACAACATATAaatatcccccaccccacactttaagttGTGTCATATACCCATGACACACAATTAAGAAGCATAAGGGAGAGGAAACTTCCCTGAATATCTAGTCGGGGTCTGAAGCAAAGTCGAGCTCCATTCCTCTTGCCCAAACCAATGCACATATCCATGCAGATAGCTTTTTCTCAGCCTTCTTGGGGTACACCCCAGACTTATCTTTTTCACTCACCGCAGCCTTCTCTTTTGAGCCCTTCACTTTCCACTCAACACTGGCAACTAAACATCTTGAAAGTCACAGTCTCCTCTACCACTCTAAGCATGAGTTTTATTTCTTGTATATTTAACATTGCTCTTCCCGTTGCTAAGAATGGTCTTCCTAGGATGAGGGGGACCTCCTTGTTCTCTTTCATCTTCACCACTATAAAATCTACAGGAAATACAAACATATCCACCCAAACTAAGACATCTTCCACTATCCCCTTGGGTATAAGAGTCGTTTGGTCTGCCAGTTGCAAAGATATTTGTGCAGACCTTATCTCTCCAATCTCTTTTTCCAATTTCCCATAAATAGATAGAGGCATTAGATTAATTGAAGCACCAGAATCACATAAAGACTTATCAAAATTAATAGAGCCTAAAGAGCAAGGTATAGTAAAATTCCTTGGATCTCCACACTTTTGTGGGAGTTTATTTTGAAATATTGCACTGTAATGCTTTGTGAGCTTGACCATCGAGGTCTCttctatcttcctcttctttgtCAGGATCTCCTTCAAGAATTTAGCATAAGCTGACATTTGTGAGAGCACTTCTCTAGTGTACATGAACCTATTTCAACACATCTAGAAATATCTCAAATTTCTTGTCCAGCTTTTTCTATGTAGCTTTTGAGGAAAAGGTAAAGTAGGCATATGCTCACTCCCTCAGGTTCctcccttcttctttttctcagctTTTGTCTGGCCCTTCTTCTTCTTATAAACCTCATTCTTCAGTTGCTCCCCACTTTCTTTTTTCGGAATCACATCTTCTTGGATTGGAGTGGGATCTTTCAACACTTGCCCACTTCTCAAGGTCATAACATTCACTATTTCTTTGGGGTTTCTCTCTGTATCAGTAGGGAGAGTTCCTGGAACTCTCTCAGATAATATTGTAGCTAGTTTCCAAACCTATCTCTCTAGGTTCCAAAAATATATACCTAATTATTTGATGGTTGCATCGTGGGCGTCGAGCCTCTCATCTGTCTTGACAATGAAGGCCTTTATGAAACCTTCTAGACGAGGTTGATTGGACTGTTGGGGCTGAAATTGCTGCCTTGACTGATTCATAAAGTCCGGAGCTCCTTGTTTATGGAATCGAGGATTGTGTTTGTTGCCATGCATTTGCAGTACCCCCAAGTGAACTCCATGAAAAATCGCAGTGCTTATGACCTATTGCATTAAAGTTGTAATTTCCCGCATGATTTACTTCCTCAGTTGAGGCTTGACACTCATGAGTAGGGTGTCCTCTTCCACATATATCACAGGCTGCATGAGGCTCACTTTGTATTGTATCTAAGGTCAGCTTCTGTATTTCTTTAGCCATAGCATCAAGTTGTACCTGCACAGATGTATTACCATCAACTTAGTGAACACCAGTTGATTTTTTTCTTTCAGCACTCTCAGAGGGCCACTTATTGGTATCTTCAGACAACTCATCAAGAATTGTAACTATCTCCTCTAGAGTCTTCTTCATCAACGGGCCTCTAGCTGTATTGCTCAATGTTCTATGTGAGGTCGGTGTCGATCCTTCCTATAAGTCCTGGAGTTGCATCCAGAGTTCAATTTCGCTATGTTGACACTTTCACACTATCTCCCTATACCTCTCACATGCTTCAAAAATTGTTTCAACCTCTTTCTGACAGAAGTTATGGATTTTTCTTCTAAACTTGCCCGTCTTAGTTGATGAGAAATATTTATTAAGGAATTTTCTGGTCATCTCATCCCAAGTTCTAATCGATCCCGTGGGCAAGCTTTGAAGCCACTTTTTGCATAAACTTTGTGTGTGAAGGGGAATTCCCTTAAGTACACTGCATCTTGTGATACCCCATTGTATTGAAAGGTGTTCATAATCTCCTCGAAGTCCATTAGATGTGTATTTGGATCTTCGTTCACCTTCCCTCTAAAGACACAACAGTTCTGAAGAGTTTGACGTATCCCTTGATTcaatttgaaagttttagctgcAATTGGAGGTGGTCTTAAAATTGATAATCCTTAGTTGTAGACCGGTCTAGCATAATTGCCCAGTGATCTCCCAGGATCGGAGGAATATTTCCAAACTAGTCTACAACGAAGGGTGGATTTTGAGCAATTCTCCGAGCCCTCTCTTCTTCATATGTAATCTGTCCATCTCTAATAGTTTCTTTCTCACCATCCCTTTTAGCTTTTTCTCATTGTTGGGCTGTTGTCCTTGCAGCCAAATCTACAATCTCATCACCGTCTCCAGACGTAGTTCCTTTGGTTGAGGATTGCCCAACCTTCGCTAACGTCTCAATGAGATCTATTTCCTTTCTCAGCTGTCGCAGTTGTTTTTCTATCTCTAGTTCGTATGGTAGAACTTATTTCCCAAAAGCTTGAGTCATGCACCAATCTTAACCTGTAACCCGCTGACAGTCCAAGAACACTAAccgtaaaaagagaaaaataaaataaaataaaaggaaaattccTAAATTAACACTACAAACAATTTCAAACACTATTGATTGCCAATCCCCGGCAATGACGCAAAATTTTGACGAGAACAAAACACCACTTAAATTATGCTTGCTAATCAAATATAGCATAGTATAATATTGTATCCACATAGATTGGAGTTAAAAAGTATTCTCGTAGTTTGGAGTTAGATTTCTATCCAAGATTATCAACATTTAAGATTTATGTGATTAATACAAAAATTAAACAAGAATCTAAAGCTATTGATTAATGACAATTGAAGCAAGGAATAAGCAAATAAGGTTATCAATGGGAGAGAATAGGTaataggataggtgcaagataattgATTGGGATTTAACTCTAGTTAATTCACTTCTAgtgttcaagtgagtctctcgaattcactcaattattagttcaaatAGTAGAAAATCCTCTCTCaattaagtctcaacctcacgAGATGAACCAATTTAAGCTCTGTGAAGATATGCAAGGAAGCATAGTGGAATGatctttaggagaacctctctcgattatcTTCCTAACTAGGTTTATTCAATGATTAAACTAGCCTATGTAGATTACTAAGAATAATTGATGAACTCAACCAATAATATAATGCAAATATATCACAAGTTATTCCTTTCTCGATTATATGAGCAAGTGAATATAGATGCTACAATTAATTCATCCAAAAAATgcttcaatacataaaactagagttataatccagaaacaaatatcaatacaccaaatcaGTCAAACCCTAAATGGAAATAATTCATATATATGGagtaattcatcacaaatataataaaaataaaggaaaacatAAATTTAATTCAAACTCGGGTCTTAAGTGAGGAAGGAATGATGAAATCCTTGAGCTCGTGTTCTTCCAACTCcaccttagcctccttaggttgAATATGTGTCAAAAAGTATAGAAAATAACATTTTCCCATGTATTTATACAAAGTAGGGTCGGCCACCAACGAAACCACCTTCTCCTAGCTGAAATAGGACATTGGCTTTGTAAAAATTACACAAGCGCGCCGCATGGGACGATGAGCCATGCATGGCTATAGTGGGGAAATCTAGAGACCATGCAATTTCAACAGGATACCCAAATGCACTGTTGCAGTGCACCACGTGCCGCCCCATGCACCGCAATAGTGCAATATTCTCGGAGTGTTGCGTTTTGCTCTCTTTTTGATATCCATATGTGGTTctcgacccccgaacacgatccggCTTAATTCTTTGGGCTTTTACTCGGACTTCAAATCTCAAAATAGTTTGAATTagctccataacatctacatcactcggaatcactcctacaagacaTAAAACACACAACAATTACAAAACACTACCGATTAGAGCTCAAACACACTTAAAGTGCAATACATGATTAAAACACAagattatagcctatcatcatgaATCAGATTGATATCAGGAAAATTTTGGACTTAATTGTTTGTTGAAGCTACTGCTATTCTGGTGTCATCGCACCTGTGGTGggttggccgcaggtgcggatacGCAGGTGCAAGTTGGTTCATCGCAAAAGTGGAGAGGGACATCCCAAGACATAGTCACAAATGCGGATACCTAGGTGGCAGATGTTCATCCGTAGGCGAGATATTCTTCCATAGAAGCGGACCTGGGAGGGATTTATGAAGGACCGTTGGTGCGGTCCAAGTTCTATAGAAGCAGGCTTGCTGAAGCGAGCCACTGCTCGTGGATGTGAGAACACAGGAGCGGCTTTACGTCTGTAGAAGCGAAGGGAGCTAGGCCTAAGTGAGGGCTACACCTACAATAGAAATtttgcaggtgcggagccgcagatgcgagattacTGGGCAGAAAAGGGTGTGTTCCGGGGTTTAATTTCATTCTTCATCGTTTGACCTAGAGACCTTGGTTTGTGGAGAGTTTGAGAGGGATTTTCAAGGAATTTagtggggtaagtgattctaacatCTATTCGACTATTATATATGAATCTGTCGttattttggtcatttaaatAGTGTTTTGAGTCGGAAAATAtgggaaaaattgtgaaaacttcataaactatatttttttgcGGATTTGAAGGTTGATTTGAGATCGGAATTGAgtaatttttgtgtgttttgactCGTTATCGAATGAGTGTTCGGATTTTGTAAGTTTGGTTGGGGTTCCAAGATGCGAGTACGAGGTTGaccttttgagttgactttttgatttttttaaatattgCAACTTTATTATTCAGAATAGTTTCCTATGGTTTGTACTTATGGCATAAAGTTAATTTGGCTAGATTCAAGCCCTTCGGGGTTGGATACTCATGGGAAAGGCTTACTAGTAGATTGAGTTAGcattgtttgaggtaagtgtcttgcctaactttgtgtaggggaattaccccttaggattggtgttgTTTTGCATTAATTGTGATACGTGAAGACTATGTATGCAAGGTGATGAGTGGATACACACGCTAAATGTGGTAATTGACCGGTTAGAGTTATGTAGATTCTTTTTATGCCTTTTATTGAACGGTCATAATATGTTATCTTCATCATCGTTAATCTATTCTTACGCGATCTATTTGACATTGTAAATACTTGTCTCATCTCTATTTGTTATTTTCCTTTACAtgcttagttgaagttattgttcTCTCATTTCCTTATTAATCATTAAAACGCTAAGTTACCTTTCTTGAAGTTGTTATTTCTTGGAATATCTTATTGTTGAATTATGGTGTTGAAGTTATAAAGGTCGCGATTCATATTGAGGCAAAGTTGTAAATTATTGAAATACCATTCTTGTTGAGACATTCACTCTCGGTTGCAATTGTTGAGACTCTTGTACGTATTGAAGTTGTGATGTGGGCTATTTATTGTGAAAACATTATTGTTGTTGACTTCTTTGGCAAATTGTGGTTTTGGGAACTTGAGGTGAGATTTATGATATGTTATGATATTGATATGCACACGGTGGTATAAGGATTGGAATTGATACACATGCGGCAAGATAAGGCGGGTTTGATACGTGTTGCTAGTAGGGAAACTACTTGAAGCCACGTGGTATGATAAGGTGGGCTAACTCGCGGGTAGATATTTCGGGAAAATGATTTTCATAAGCTAAATGTAAGTGtcccgcggtgatataaggaaaaattctaatttgatttgttaaatgagactacgaggtggtacctcggtAGTAATATTTGTTTATACCTTTCATTTACATCACTTGTGTTTTCTTTGCATCATTTCTTTGGCATTCTCATTATGTGTTTCTTCCGTGTTGGCTTAATTGCCTTAGCCTCAATGTAGTTATCTTTGATATATTTCTTCCGTGTAACATTTCCCTTGTTTTCATCATCATACTATATTATCCCTACTcagtttctttatttattttagtaggtgtcttgacccgacctcatcactactctactgaggttagggtt
This sequence is a window from Nicotiana sylvestris chromosome 3, ASM39365v2, whole genome shotgun sequence. Protein-coding genes within it:
- the LOC138887107 gene encoding uncharacterized protein; this translates as MSAYAKFLKEILTKKRKIEETSMVKLTKHYSAIFQNKLPQKCGDPRNFTIPCSLGSINFDKSLCDSGASINLMPLSIYGKLEKEIGEIRSAQISLQLADQTTLIPKGIVEDVLVWVDMFVFPVDFIVVKMKENKEVPLILGRPFLATGRAMLNIQEIKLMLRVVEETVTFKMFSCQC